In Rhodopirellula islandica, one DNA window encodes the following:
- a CDS encoding lipopolysaccharide biosynthesis protein: protein MNLKRRVGILVIARALFTFFQWLMLASVVHLTGPATVGVYGTALAVATMVFRFADFGIVGAVTTDIHGEYQLRDYYRLRWCLNLAAAMALIGIVFFAYGLNETAIICLALLFPKLVESQSTFTYGIYQRANRVEWVGVSLLARGVAGTFGFIGMLWITKSLLTAVLAMGAAWLLVAITLDAWFVVKAMALVVSTQVTEENVGHQVREHELWHLTKRLCPLGVAGLLAYILGALPTVFLEGMHPLEIAGVYTAIYYPFQAANMIVKSMGEALLQPLAKSAQEGRNIQSARILLRAVTAIACVCLIGICVAFFAGDQVLSLMYSPVYANYSGEFTLLAVAWSFRYLGATLKLVPTAKRNFAASLKLHFVAALPMLFVAPFLIHKYELVGAVYSVMISHFVFMLGAAHLARSEFGFAVERG, encoded by the coding sequence TTGAATCTGAAAAGGCGGGTCGGGATTCTGGTCATCGCGCGGGCGCTGTTTACATTCTTCCAGTGGCTGATGTTGGCCAGCGTTGTGCACTTGACTGGTCCGGCCACGGTTGGAGTCTATGGAACCGCATTGGCAGTTGCGACAATGGTGTTTCGATTTGCCGATTTCGGGATTGTTGGTGCAGTGACGACCGACATCCACGGCGAGTATCAATTGCGAGACTACTACCGGCTTCGATGGTGTCTGAATTTGGCCGCCGCTATGGCTTTGATAGGTATTGTATTCTTTGCCTACGGCTTAAATGAAACTGCGATTATTTGTCTGGCACTGCTGTTTCCAAAATTGGTTGAGTCACAGTCGACATTCACCTATGGGATTTACCAACGCGCCAATCGAGTGGAATGGGTGGGTGTGTCACTGCTCGCTCGAGGTGTTGCCGGCACTTTTGGTTTCATCGGCATGCTTTGGATTACTAAGTCGCTCTTGACCGCCGTGCTCGCCATGGGGGCCGCGTGGCTACTGGTTGCGATCACGCTGGATGCTTGGTTCGTTGTCAAGGCCATGGCGTTGGTTGTTTCCACTCAAGTCACCGAAGAGAATGTCGGGCATCAAGTCCGCGAGCATGAGTTGTGGCATCTGACGAAGCGGCTGTGTCCACTTGGAGTTGCGGGGTTGCTGGCCTACATACTTGGGGCGCTGCCGACGGTCTTTTTGGAGGGCATGCATCCCCTCGAGATAGCAGGGGTCTATACCGCGATCTATTATCCATTTCAAGCTGCAAACATGATCGTCAAGTCAATGGGGGAGGCCCTGTTGCAACCTCTAGCGAAATCGGCTCAGGAAGGACGAAACATTCAGTCAGCTCGCATTCTGCTCAGGGCAGTAACAGCCATCGCCTGCGTCTGTTTGATTGGAATCTGCGTGGCTTTTTTTGCTGGAGATCAAGTGCTATCGTTGATGTACAGCCCAGTCTACGCCAATTATTCCGGTGAGTTCACGCTCTTGGCGGTCGCGTGGAGTTTTCGATATTTGGGTGCGACGCTCAAGTTGGTTCCTACTGCGAAAAGAAACTTCGCAGCATCTTTAAAACTCCATTTTGTCGCCGCGTTGCCAATGCTGTTCGTCGCTCCGTTTCTTATTCACAAATACGAGTTAGTGGGCGCTGTCTACTCCGTGATGATCAGTCACTTTGTCTTCATGCTGGGAGCTGCCCACCTCGCTCGCTC